One part of the Peromyscus eremicus chromosome 18, PerEre_H2_v1, whole genome shotgun sequence genome encodes these proteins:
- the Nab2 gene encoding NGFI-A-binding protein 2, which produces MHRAPSPTAEQPPGRGDNTRRTPQPRLKASAPAMALPRTLGELQLYRVLQRANLLSYYETFIQQGGDDVQQLCEAGEEEFLEIMALVGMATKPLHVRRLQKALREWATNPGLFSQPVPAVPVSSIPLFKISETAGTRKGSMSNGHGSPGEKAGSTRSFSPKSPLELGEKLSPLPGGPGAGDPRIWPGQSTPESDVGAGGEEEAGSPPFSPPAGGGVPEGTVAGGVAAGGTGGGPDRLEPEMVRMVVESVERIFRSFPRGDAGEVTSLLKLNKKLARSVGHIFEMDDNDSQKEEEIRKYSIIYGRLDSKRREGKQLSLHELTINEAAAQFCMRDNTLLLRRVELFSLSRQVARESTYLSSLKGSRLHSEELLGPPLKKLKQEVGEQSHTEIQQPPPGPESYAPPYRPSLEEDSASLSGESLDGHLQAVGSCPRLTPPPADLPLALPAHGLWSRHILQQTLMDEGLRLARLVSHDRVGRLSPCVPAKPPLAEFEEGLLDRCPAPGPHPALVEGRRSSVKVEAEASRQ; this is translated from the exons ATGCACAGAGCACCCTCTCCCACAGCGGAGCAACCACCTGGCCGAGGGGATAACACTCGCCGGACCCCGCAGCCCAGACTCAA GGCAAGTGCTCCAGCCATGGCCCTGCCTCGAACACTGGGTGAGCTGCAGCTGTATCGGGTCCTGCAGCGTGCCAACCTCCTTTCCTACTACGAGACCTTCATCCAGCAGGGAGGGGATGATGTGCAGCAGCTGTGTGAAGCGGGTGAGGAGGAGTTCCTGGAAATCATGGCACTGGTGGGCATGGCCACCAAGCCACTCCATGTCCGACGTCTGCAGAAAGCTCTGAGAGAATGGGCCACCAACCCGGGGCTCTTCAGCCAGCCTGTGCCTGCCGTACCTGTCTCCAGCATCCCACTCTTCAAGATCTCTGAGACGGCGGGTACTCGGAAAGGGAGCATGAGCAATGGGCATGGGAGCCCGGGAGAAAAGGCAGGCAGCACCCGAAGCTTTAGCCCCAAGAGTCCCCTTGAACTTGGAGAGAAGCTGTCGCCGCTCCCCGGAGGACCTGGGGCAGGGGATCCCCGGATCTGGCCAGGCCAGAGCACTCCAGAGTCTGATGTCggagcaggaggagaagaggaggctgGGTCACCCCCTTTCTCCCCACCCGCAGGGGGAGGAGTCCCTGAGGGGACTGTGGCTGGGGGGGTGGCTGCAGGTGGGACTGGGGGTGGTCCAGACCGCCTGGAACCAGAGATGGTACGGATGGTGGTGGAGAGTGTGGAGAGGATCTTCCGGAGTTTCCCCAGGGGTGATGCCGGAGAGGTCACATCCCTGCTGAAGCTGAATAAGAAGCTGGCTCGGAGTGTGGGCCACATCTTTGAGATGGACGATAACGACAGCCAGAAAGAGGAGGAGATCCGAAAGTACAGCATCATCTACGGCCGCTTGGATTCCAAGAGACGAGAGGGCAAACAGCTTAGCTTGCATGAG CTGACCATCAATGAGGCTGCAGCCCAGTTCTGCATGAGGGACAACACACTTTTACTTCGAAGGGTAGAACTCTTCTCCCTGTCGCGCCAAGTAGCCCGAGAGAGCACCTACCTTTCCTCCTTGAAGGGATCCAG GCTCCACTCTGAAGAATTATTAGGCCCACCACTGAAGAAACTGAAACAAGAG GTTGGGGAACAGAGTCATACTGAAATCCAGCAGCCTCCCCCAGGCCCTGAGTCCTATGCACCCCCGTACCGTCCCAGCCTAGAGGAGGACAGCGCCAGTCTGTCTGGGGAGAGTTTAGATGGCCACCTGCAGG CTGTGGGGTCGTGCCCCAGGCTGACGCCGCCCCCTGCTGACCTGCCCCTGGCATTGCCAGCGCATGGGCTGTGGAGCCGCCACATCCTGCAGCAGACACTGATGGACGAGGGGCTGCGGCTCGCCCGCCTCGTCTCCCACGACCGCGTGGGCCGCCTCAGCCCCTGTGTGCCTGCGAAGCCGCCCCTCGCAG